From Candidatus Beckwithbacteria bacterium:
TAGAATTAAAATTGGAATAAATCCCAGCTAGGTCCATAGCATAAGCTACTTGTTTACCAAGTCCTAATCCTAGTGGTGACAAGTCAATTAAAATCAGGTGGTTATCCGTACCATCACCAACTAGTTTTAAACCTTCATCTTTTAAAGCTGTAGCTAAAGTCTGGGCATTTTTGACAATCCAATGGCCATAGCTTTTAAACTTAGGACTCATCGCTTCACGAGCTGCAATAGCAATTCCGGCAGTAGTGGCATTGTGTGGCCCGCCTTGTAGACCGGGAATAATGGCCATATCAATTTTGTGACCCAGCTCGGAATCTTGTTTCAGTCCCCGTTTAGTTACCAAAATCATAGCTCCTCGCGGCCCCCTAAAGGTTTTGTGAGTCGTGCTCATAATGACATCGCAATATGGAACTGGCGAAGGATGTTCACCGGTTACTACCAAACCAGTAATGTGGGAAATATCAGCCATCAGCCAAGCTCCAACCTGGTCAGCCACCTGTCTAAATTTTTTAAAATCTAAAACAAATGGGTATGCAGTTGTACCGGCAATGATTAGTTTGGGTTTAGCTTTTTTAGCTAAAGCTAGCATTTGGTCAAAATCAATTCGGGCGTTTTTGTCTAAACCATACTGCACTGATTTGAAATACTTGCCTGAAAAAGTCACATTAGGATGGCCGTGAGTCAAATGCCCTCCTCCAGCTAAATTAAGACCCATGATCGTATCTCCTGGTTCAAGCAGAGCAAATTCGATGGCTGAGTTGGCCGGACTACC
This genomic window contains:
- a CDS encoding serine hydroxymethyltransferase, whose product is MSDKIFDLIKQEAKRQKEMIGLIPSENHISPEVSQVLSSVLSSKYSEGYPGRRYYEGNQIIDQIETLAQNRLKKLFGVPYVNVQPYSGSPANSAIEFALLEPGDTIMGLNLAGGGHLTHGHPNVTFSGKYFKSVQYGLDKNARIDFDQMLALAKKAKPKLIIAGTTAYPFVLDFKKFRQVADQVGAWLMADISHITGLVVTGEHPSPVPYCDVIMSTTHKTFRGPRGAMILVTKRGLKQDSELGHKIDMAIIPGLQGGPHNATTAGIAIAAREAMSPKFKSYGHWIVKNAQTLATALKDEGLKLVGDGTDNHLILIDLSPLGLGLGKQVAYAMDLAGIYSNFNSIPNEPCSPFYPSGVRIGTPLVTTRGMRGMQMKQIAKWIAQIIDHVKDYPLPEKKEERNEFIKKFRAKMNRDQYLVKVRKEVKELASKYPLFKW